The following are encoded in a window of Onthophagus taurus isolate NC chromosome 3, IU_Otau_3.0, whole genome shotgun sequence genomic DNA:
- the LOC139429503 gene encoding uncharacterized protein — protein sequence MEIDGFTEIHVIMKFKNLRSSYLQEIKKIRQSMKSGCCSDEVYTPKVRWFKIMDSFLKPDVKARETQSNLDITVLINEKPDSPEDNAIASQQLNEEQPSTSKETQCQNDSLKRKFLHTSTTTPRKKKLCSTPAGDINSAIDKLDDISKRAANASVSKEDCFDHFGKYIASLLRTLPLDRSPQLQSEIVSMILKPTIPTYSILSSAYSQNSNFITNSTTNSESIQSGPPSRSFDL from the exons ATGGAAATCGATGGTTTTACAGAAATCCatgtaataatgaaatttaaaaatttacgtaGCTCCTATTtgcaagaaataaaaaagattaggCAGAGTATGAAGTCCGGGTGTTGTTCTGATGAAGTTTATACTCCCAAAGTGAGATGGTTCAAAATAATGGATTCTTTTCTCAAGCCGGACGTAAAAGCAAGAGAAACCCAATCAAACTTG GATATTACTGTATTGATAAATGAAAAGCCAGATTCACCTGAAGATAATGCAATAGCATCTCAACAATTGAACGAAGAACAACCATCCACATCTAAAGAAACGCAATGCCAAAACGActctttaaaaagaaagtttctACACACTTCTACAACAACACCTCGTAAAAAGAAGCTATGTTCGACACCTGCTGGTGACATTAATTCTGCGATAGACAAACTAGATGATATTTCTAAAAGAGCTGCTAATGCCAGTGTATCAAAAGAAGATTGTTTCGAtcattttggaaaatatattgCTTCTCTTTTACGAACTCTACCACTAGATCGATCACCACAACTACAATCGGAAATAGTTTCTATGATTTTGAAACCGACAATTCCCACATATTCAATACTCTCCAGCGCGTACTCACAGAACTCAAATTTCATTACAAATTCGACTACAAACTCGGAAAGTATTCAAAGTGGACCACCATCGAGATCATTTGATCTCTGA